Proteins from a single region of Clupea harengus chromosome 5, Ch_v2.0.2, whole genome shotgun sequence:
- the LOC105903399 gene encoding transmembrane reductase CYB561D2 encodes MTQSVQSEPWIYAFTRILFGSLTHVISAGFTVFIAVLARPGSSLFSWHPFLMTLAFSLFMTEAVLLFSPHSSPVRKLSHKTKGRIHWVLQCLCVTCACLGLSAISYNKYLNDKPHFTSWHGLVGIVTVGIVGVQSVAALPLIYIKLAKGWSLAKMKRYHAVTGLLTYLLGSGSLVLGLWSAWFTGSVNGHAWYLAMLCPSLSALVIMSQVTSAYLAKKQMQS; translated from the exons ATGACACAGTCGGTACAGTCGGAACCTTGGATTTATGCTTTCACCAGGATTTTATTCGGGTCTCTCACTCATGTTATATCCGCTGGGTTCACTGTGTTCATAGCAGTGTTGGCTAGACCTGGATCTA GTCTGTTCTCCTGGCATCCCTTTCTGATGACACTAGCG TTTTCCCTGTTCATGACTGAAGCGGTGCTACTCTTCTCCCCGCACTCTTCTCCTGTCCGAAAACTTTCTCACAAGACCAAAGGCCGTATCCATTGGGTGCTGCAGTGCCTGTGCGTCACCTGTGCCTGCCTTGGCCTGAGTGCCATCTCTTACAATAAATACCTGAATGACAAACCCCACTTTACGTCGTGGCATGGACTCGTGGGCATCGTCACAGTGGGAATTGTGGGGGTCCAGTCCGTAGCCGCCCTACCTTTGATCTACATCAAACTGGCCAAGGGTTGGTCGCTGGCTAAGATGAAGCGCTACCATGCTGTGACGGGCCTCCTTACATACCTGCTGGGTAGCGGAAGTCTGGTCCTGGGTCTCTGGTCTGCGTGGTTCACAGGCTCGGTGAATGGACATGCCTGGTACTTGGCGATGCTCTGCCCCTCTTTGAGTGCACTGGTGATCATGAGCCAGGTCACTAGTGCGTATCTGGCCAAGAAACAAATGCAGTCCTGA